From the Nostoc sp. PCC 7107 genome, the window CAAGTATCACTTAGCCAAAACTGACAATTGGAAATTTATTTATACTGTCCAATCTTCTATAACCAAGTCTGGTACTTGGCTAAAATCACGACTGTTTCGAGTCAATAATACCAAATTCCGAGAAAGGGCTATTGATGCAATTCGTAAATCCATTGTAGCGATACGAACCCGTTTTGCTCTTAGTGTGTCAAAAATTGTGGCGGATGCTGCGTCAAATGCTAAAACTGGAGCAACGGAAAAGCCTTGCAAAATCTCTAGTAATATGGCATACCCCCGAATTGTATCAGCCGATGTTTGGGTGCGATTTATAAAAGCATTTGCACCAAGTACCTGCTCGTGGAGGCTAACAATAGAAAATGCAAAATCTCCGGGTGAGTGTTTAGCAATTTTAGCAGCTATATTTGCGTATTCTTGACTGGAACGGCGTTGTATAAAACTAATGTGGTCGGTATCAAAAAGGTACTTCACACTTATTCACTCATTTCGTCTGCGGGTTTGTCTGCGTAACGTAACGATTTTCCATATTCCAAAACTTCCAGGAAAGTTTGTTCATCAGAAATAGAACCAGTCACTTTTTC encodes:
- a CDS encoding type II toxin-antitoxin system VapC family toxin: MKYLFDTDHISFIQRRSSQEYANIAAKIAKHSPGDFAFSIVSLHEQVLGANAFINRTQTSADTIRGYAILLEILQGFSVAPVLAFDAASATIFDTLRAKRVRIATMDLRIASIALSRNLVLLTRNSRDFSQVPDLVIEDWTV